From one Cynocephalus volans isolate mCynVol1 chromosome X, mCynVol1.pri, whole genome shotgun sequence genomic stretch:
- the LOC134367355 gene encoding emerin-like: MDDCAVVSDPELAALLRYFIPHGNVLGCNDKYYEESYLTTRTSREADSVGTSKGFHQTVTLLSDADTFHHQIRDDSLLSSSEEDRKDREHPV; this comes from the exons ATGGACGACTGTGCGGTTGTGTCGGACCCCGAGCTGGCCGCCCTTCTGCGCTATTTCATCCCGCACGGGAACGTCTTGG GTTGTAATGACAAGTACTATGAGGAGAGTTACCTGACCACCAGGACTTCCAGGGAGGCCGATTCTGTGGGTACATCCAAGGGCTTCCACCAGACGGTGACTTTGCTCTCAGATGCTGACACCTTCCACCACCAG ATTCGAGATGACAGTCTTTTGTCTTCTTCCGAAGAGGACAGAAAGGATAG GGAACACCCTGTGTAA